Genomic window (Ananas comosus cultivar F153 linkage group 1, ASM154086v1, whole genome shotgun sequence):
TGGGAGGCTTCAATTCCAACCTAAAAGGAAGTTTTGGAACCATCAATTAAGCCCCAAAGGCTCTACCAAGAGAAAACCCAAAACGAAATCCCAGTTTTCCATAACTAGGTCTAACTCCAAAAATCCTCCCAAAAACACAACCCAAGGGAGTAATCAAACTATTAACTTTCTAtagagctccaaaccaagctaagatggagctagggttggagataaTTCTTCAACAAAGCTCTATTCTTCAACTTCAAGACTTCTCCAAGGTCCAAGAACAACTATCTatgaaaaaggagaagaaagaggagatcaaaccaCTAAAATCACAAACCAAGGAGAAGAAAgctagagagaggaaaagaggggACTTACCAAGCTCTCTTTCTAGTTCTAAGCACAAAGAACCCTACATGGGGGTGTTGGGGGTTATATAGCAATGTAACAATCCCCAAAATGACGCTCAAAAGCACCCAAATAGCAAACTGCACAAAACACAGTTTATTGCACTACGTACTGGTACTCGAATTGGAGTACTGGTATTCGGCACCCAGACCCgcaaaacccgagcctcggtcaaTCGGGTTGGTTACGATGTACCGGTACTAgctcgatgcagtaccggtacccggcctAGTACTGGTACTCGACGActccgtaccggtactcagcaccccacagctcaaaacccgagagcagccttctCGATCACGCGTTGGGGTTCCGGTACCCcactcaggtaccggtactcagtacCTCAAAActtgcagtttgcagattttggtgctaaggaCTCCCTCTCGCGTTCACGAAACACAAGTAATAGGTCGGTACACAGTCAATGACCCCCAAACACACCAAGAACAGATCAAAATACTATTTTGACActggaaccttgcaatttgctaaagttcagtgtattacagaaCATGACCAGTTACACAGGTTGTACTTCTATACTATCAGCAAGGGCTTTGGTTTAGCGGGGAATCCCGACCATAGTAACATGAATGAGGCAAGTATGCAGCAACTTAAGTGGGGCTTGGAGAAGGGATGGGAGACGACATTTAAGGCCCATTTCATATCTAACTTGTTCCATACTTCCTAGAACCTGCCTTGAGTCACATtgaattactatatttttaaataaatgtaataaaatttaagaacatATTTTGCATGTTGAaaataatatacaatttataattttgtaggTATGGATGTAATCAATATAAGATTGGAAGATTTAGATGGGAAGCTTTAGATTTCTCTATGTTGCACATACATGAAACCAAATATGAACACAATATTATACAAATATGGCAATACGCCAATATGACTAGTTTAAAAAATCTTATGATATGATAGGTGGGGGATATGggactaaaattatttttaataaatactTATGAACTGTTTATATATGACAATGTATGTTAAAATACTTCACATGCTTAGATGACATAAAGCAATAAACTCAAGAACTTGTGCaaagatataaatatatttgagattttttcaTCACGAAATAAAGCTACTTAAACCATCATTATCTTGAGTTTCATCAACCATTAATCCATAATGTGTGTCATCCAAATGCCTGGATGAGATAACTTATATCACAAATTTTGGATCTGTAACACATGAGATAACTTGTGCGTCCTTCAAGTATCCCTCATGTATCAGGTATTttctaaaatgttaaaatattgGATACTTCTATGACTTATTAATATTTGTGCATGTGTCAGGCGCTTCGGTATCGAAAACTTATAGGATAGGGGCACAACAGCTAGAATGAAGTGTCAGTGCTTCAAAGAATGTTCTTCTATTACAGTTTGGACTTTGGAGTTGAATATTCTAGGTTGTTTGCCATCATACAGCCCTAAGagcgaaaaaaattttcttccctttctctctttgcATAATAAGCTGGCGTCAGATATTTCCTAATTTAATCAGCATATTAGAAGCCATTCATTGCTGTCCTCTTCTGTACATTGCAGGTTCGAGCAGCAGAATATAATAATGTGCGAAGTCAGCTCAATGCAATAAATAGAAAGCAAACTGGAAGGTATGACCTAGTGGTTGGCTTTTGCAGTACCTCCTACACAAGGGTTTACAAttatgatatataaatataaaatctcTCGAAtgttttgtttcttattttagttttgtctTAATCTTCTGATGTCTAAAACTGCCTTTATACCTGTAACAGCTTAGCAGTTCGTGACCTTTCTGACTTGGTAAAGCCAGAAGATATCATTACAACAGAACATCTAGTGACTCTTCTTGCTGTAGTACCCAAATATTCTCAGAAGGACTGGTTAACAAGCTATGAAACGTTGGCTACCTATGTGGTAAAGATTTATGATGATTATGATGGTGTAATTGATGCAAATTTGATGCCATTATTATCACAATTGATTTCGTAGTTTTGCTATTTATACTCAGTCAGTCAGTTCTTTATAAATGTTCTTCATTCATgttttaaaagtaccaattatcaacatataaATGGCAAAAACTGACTTATATGCATAGCACATACTTTGCTTTGCTTTTAGGttttattttgctaatttttaaattttacaatgtAGGTACCTAGGTCAACAAAAAAGCTACATGAAGACAATGAATATGCTCTCTACACAGTAACACTCTTTGCTAGAGTTGCTGACAATTTTAAGATCAGTGCACGTGAAAAAGGATTTCAGGTGAGTTTATTTCCTATCTATTCATTTCTTAAGCATGTTTTGAGTCGCATATAATTGAGATTTCTGTTGGCACTCGTTTAAAGCTGAAGTACATTTATGGATCTTATGCTGTCTCAAGCTTTCTGCTTGCATGATTTTCTTCTTGCTTAGCCTTAGTGGTTATTTCACTAATGAATTCTTCCTCTTGTTTCTTTTGGCTTAGATTCGTGACTTTGAATATAGCCCAGAAACACATGACAATCAGAAAACTGAACTGGAGAAACTAATGCATGATCAGGAAAATATGAGGGCCTCTCTTCTTCAGTGGTGCTATGCTAGTTATGGCGAGGTATAGGACTATTATTACAACCTATGTGAATATCTAACTTTGTTGGATGTTAAACTAATTGCTCTCAAAGAGGACCAATCTCCAGTTTTATTTGGTTGAACTGCTATCATGATTTGCTCATGAGGCGTTCTTCACATTATTGTTGCTCTGTGCTATCTGTTATATCATAAGAATATAGTTTTGGTTGCACAATCGGAGACCGTAATTTTATATCTATCCACTATGTACTTCTAAGACAATCGGATCTCTTAGAGCTGTCCACAATCTTGGGGGCAGTAGACAGTTTCCTGTTGCTTTGACCAATGTCCTTTTTTGGCTTATATCACTAATTTTGGCACTTTCAACAATAGTCTGGCAAACCAGTGTAGAGCTGCTTTTCAAAACCATCTAACATTGGTTTTAATTAATTGTGTAAGCTATCCTCGAAAGTAGCCGGTACAGTAGATCTGAGCAAAATTTGCCCAGCCCACACAACCTGGCCTCCCTGGCCTGCATTTTGTTCATTAACCCAACTTGACTAGGTTCCGCCTAGTCATTTGGACCGGACCAGGCTTGATAGTTCCAGAGTGGGCTTGGTCCAAGCTAGCATATCTTAACCTAGTCCGAGCCCTGGCTCGTGTTGGACTTTGCTTAGCTCCGTACTACAGCTTAGCTCTGTAGTACAGGTTTCCTTGTTCTGTCATTTCATGTAGTATTTCTATCTTAAACTTTTATGTCAGATCCACTTATTTTTGCAGCATGATGTCACATAATCAATGTATGTTTCAATGTATAGACCATGCTGTCTTTTCTGTCCTAGTAATTTTTCTGTTTATCAACAAGTACATAGCGATCGAACAACAAATAGATGCATAATAAGCTTCTATCTAGGGTGATCATCGCAGGCTATATCTTAGATACTTacggggaaaaaaaggaaaaaaaaaagaagtaagaaaCCGACATTATGTGAAGGCCAGTTtaagcatgtatatatatctgcctatttgaacatattaattaaaaaattgaagttcgAGAAGTTATCCATCAGTTCAAACTTCTacaattatctatatattatcctcattcatttttttgtagGTTTCTAGCgatcaattaatttttaattttgcttaCACAGGTTTTCAGTTCCTGGATGCACTTCTGTGCCGTACGAGTCTTTGCAGAGAGTATTCTCCGATACGGTTTGCCTCCGTCATTCCTGGTATCAACACTTCTTCCCTGCCTTTCTATTATGGCCGCTCATATCACACAATGACATGATGTTTCTATCAATCCAAAATTACTTTCAGTCTGCTGTGTTAGCACCAACTACTAAAAGCGAGAAGAAAGTGCGGGCTATCTTGGAACAGCTTTGTGGCAACGTCCATAGGTATTTGAAATGTTGTCTATACTTTTCTCCTTCTATATTGcaaattttatcttttgttAACTGCGCTATGAACTACACCATCATTGATGTGTAATTTATCATCTGTTAGCCTTGTTCTAGGGGGCACTTCACCTGAAAATTGCCAACTTGGCCTGGTTTCTAGGAAGAGCTTATTATCTGCATGAGATGGTTTTTAGCATACATGCCCCTACAGATATGCGAAATTGCACAACTACCCCtgtaaaatttgtattttcatTTGTGCCCTTGAACATGCATGCCACTTGTATGCAAAAGCACGGGGTGTCTATGCTAAGAAGTTTTGCATAGATAACCTTCATAGGGCATTTGGGGAAATAGACGATGTTTTCAAGGGTACACACGGGTAAGCTTGGAAATTCCGACTTTCAGGGGTATTTGCCTGATTTCACACATTGCAGCAGTCCATATGCAAAATCTCGAATCTAGAACTTTTAGCTAGAGTGGGGACCCTAAATTTCAGAAAGTCCAACATGAATCCGCTGCTTTGGGCTTCACCGAGAAGCTGCGTTGAgaatttaatgaaaaagctgGTAGGTCTCGTAGAAGAAATCTATATAAACATCAATTAATGCGTAAAACTAtccaagtcaaaaaaaaaaccctggaAGCGCACAGCCTGCCACAGCCGGAGGACCAACTAATGCATCTAGGCATGGTCTTAAGACTTATTTCTTGCTGCTTATAGGTAATGTGATGCTAACTAAAACTTCTActctttatatttctttttttagcaTTTACTGGAAATCCGAAGACGACGTAGGCATTGCCGGTATGGGCGGCGAAGCCGAGGCTTATCCCTATGTATCCTTCACTATCAGTCTtgtttaatatcaaattaacttCCCAAGCTGTTTTCTGCTTGACCAGGGCTTTTTCAAAAGTAATTATCATTAATTTTCATCCCCCAATATACCATCCGAGAGATTCTCGATGTATATTATCCTTTGTGACATGTTCGATTCTTTCGTTGCTCGCGTTTTACGTATCCCGAATTTTGTTCTTTGGGTTGTAGCCGATGATCATcaataaaatgtaacaacagTGCGAAGTAAAACATTGTGATTATATCCATGGAGGGTGATGCCATGTAAGTAATAATCTGAACTCATCAATCAGAATATTATTATCTCACCCATCAGAAGCACTTATTGATCTGTTTTTGCACTTCCATAAAAAGATCTTTTTTATGCTGCGCTCCTCTTTGGGTTTGCAATATTTTTGTGTATATTGTCGTATTTATTATAGAATGAATTGCTATGTGCTATATTGCGAGGTTATTATTGGGTATTATAACTGCACTTTTTTGCGCCCATTTCTCGCGGGCGATTTCTCATTGGTTGTGTAGGTGTCTAGTTCCAGTTGAATCAGTTTCAAAATTGTTTTCGGAACGGGACGGTGTTTTTCTGAGTGTGAGCACCTAAAATTCtttttaggggcaattgtttatatactcctgaaaagttttcgatttttttatttatccctcttacaaggctaatattgaaaatactcttcTTATTTTTCAAGTCTTTAATATACCCTGTAGTTAAGTTCCGTCAGTgagctgccgttatctctgaaaaattatcattttatttattctaatatatttttgtaccgtaactaacttttcttatatattcttcatatagcaaatatttttttaatttgtccttcaaatatcaattaattaataaagcacGTTGGGAGCGAGCAGATGAACAGATGAGATTGCTCACAGCTAAATCAACCTTGGTGGCTGGaggtatagttagttaattcggattcagcaaaaattcggtacagatataattcgtcttttaatttttaaattagttgAAAAATACGACTAAAAAACGAATTCGGCAATTATTtagatacgtgatttatacggatattatacgttcaccgattaaaattttaggataaaaaattcagctatataataaatatataataattaatatactatatatattattattataatttttatatataaattaaatatatttaaaattataataaatatatattaataatatataagagttatatatttaaaaatattaataaataattacaaatttataaataaaatattatataataatatttctatataaaaataaaatactatataactatatatttataaataaaatctatatatatataatgtgacGGAGGTCCACGTGGACCTTCCTCTCACCCGGTCACGAGGCCAAACTGGGCTTCGGTGGACCCGCACACGCTGCTCCTTCCGCGCGCAACACCGCGCCCTCTTGCTCCCCGGCTAGGGCGGTgcaaacgagccgagctcgagccgagcttatgtcagctcaaattcggccttgaaattaatttcgagcctaaatctagactcaagctcggcttgaaattaattcgagccaagctcgatcgagcgagcctaatttcgagtcgagccggagctcgagctctaaatgAGCCGATGATAATTCTGGAgtattatataatcaatagtttaatttttatataatattactacaatttgatgcaacatgtccaatagttcaaaaatacaaaataattgtaagaaatgtgagctagggtgactgcctgactgggtgaAGGTCAAgagaagagatgagagagagagcaggagagagaaagagagaagagagagagagaggaacaaaaaataaagatttgggaatttgaatgttatcatgtttttggttatgtgcaacagtaaaagtcagaaagaaagagaaagatagtgtgttatgtaaatttaaaattgggctcaattgcacgatTGTATttgtttgggtttattttataggtcaacaataatggcccaaattaattaaagcttatatataattaaaatacattattatttataaatatattatatatatatataatatatagatatacattatatatgtgtatatatatattataaggcgtccggctattatacatatatatatatatattaatatatataatatatatatatataggtccggctatatatatatatatatatatatatattacatatatatcttatatatatactatattagggtccggatatatatatatatatatatatatatatattagggctcccggtactatactattatgagtaggattccctcgtactcataagttgttttcgatgataaacgcttccgaatcgacgatccaaccgtttaaacgttatttacacaTTTAAACTtcttagaaattaattttatatttttcgacattatttactttacgatcaagaggtcacaaaattgacaattttaacggcggtatgggatacttgcaaGTTTAACGAGTGTAAacgaatcggaatttgttgaattttttatagaaaattctattcactacatagtaAAAGATCAATAGCTCCAATCTTGAATTTGAAGGATCCaaatcatccttttttaggacgtccattcgattttgaccgttcatttatgccacttgatggactttatttgATTTcgaaatttacgaaatttttttCTAGTAGTTTCAAtactagatcatatttaacagagatGGATCAGTCAATTCGGAAGCCTCCAtctattgaaaacaacttatgagtacgaggggctcaatactcataatagtatagtagccatggcctatatatatatatatatatatattatatatatatatatatattaattatatatatatatatatatatatactatattatatatatatatatattcgagcttttcgagcctaatctgcgaacgagccgagtaatatcaagttcggcttgaaatgaattttgaGCCTTTTATTTgcttcaagctcggctcatttaatttcgagtcgagctcgagcgagccgaatatcgagcgaaacagagtcgaacgcgagccggctcggtcgtttgccagccctatatattattattataatttttttatataaattaaatatatttaaaattataataaattatattaattatatataagagttatatatttaaaatactcataaataattataaaagatatagtatatatatatatatatatatatatataattatatatataggtccggctatatatatatatatatatatactatatacatatatatcttatatatatatactatattagggtccggatatatatatattatatatatatatatattagggtcccggtactatactattatgagtacgattccCTCGTactctaagttgttttcgatgataaagcttccgaatcgacgatccaacACGTTAAACGtatttacaacatttaaaacttcttagaaattaattttatatttttcgacattatttaccttacgatcaagaggtcacaaaattgacaattttaacggcgGTATGGATACTTGCAATTTAACAGTTGTAAacgaatcggaatttgttgaattttttatagaaaattctattcactacatagaaaAGATCAATAGCTCCATCTTGAATTTGAAGGATCCaaatcatccttttttaggacgtccttcgatttgaccgttcattttatgccacttgatggactttatttgATTTCgaaattacgaaatttttttttctagtagtttcaaatacttagatcatatttaacagagtggatcgtcaattcggaagctccatcattgaaaacaacttatgagtacgaggggctccaatactcataatagtatagtagccatggcctatatatatattatatatatattatatatatatatatatattaattatatatatatatatatatatatactatatatatatatatatatattcgagcttttcgagcctaatctgcgaacgagccgagtaatactcaagttcggcttgaaatgaattttgaGCCTTTTATTTGTTcaaagctcggctcatttaatttcgagtcgagctcgagcgagccgaatatcgagcgaacagagtcgaacgcgagccggctcgtcgtttgccagccctatatattattattataattttttatataaattaaatatatttaaaattataataaatatatataattaatatataagagttatatatttaaaatatcataaataatttaaaagttataaataaaatattatataataatatttctattatataaataaaatactatataaatatatatttataaataaaattatatatatataatgtgacggaggtccaccgtggaccttcCTCTCAcccggtccacgaggccaaactGGCTTCGTGGACCGCGCACACGCTGCTCCCTCCGCGTGCAACACCgcgccctcttgctcccggcacGCGGACGGCCTCGGGCGAGATAGGATCGTCGCTGCAGCCTTCTTGCTCTCGGTGCCggccaaggcggcggaggaggacgacgacaacgacgagagcggcggaggaggagctcgTGGAGGAGCCGATCCTGGAAGGGAGGAGCTCATGGAGGGCACGGAGCTTGCGCTTCGAGAGGGCGGAGAGGTtggcggcggtggaggcgcGCGGGGAGGGGACCAAGGGGCGGAGGTGGTCGCCCCAACGGAAGCGCCCGGAGAGGACGACGTCGCGGAGGGACAGGAGGGAGTCGACGACGGGGCGGGGGAAGGAGGAGCGGAGGTTCGAAGGGGTCGCGGTCCTCTCTGCGACGATGGGGTTGGGGTCGGGGTTGGGGACAACGATAGGAGGGAGATCAGGAGGATAACTTAAGGAATTAGTATAATATGGTAGGAGgcaaaatatgtattttatttagattttaactctagtatatatttaacccatgtttaatcCGAGTTAAATTAACAAAGGAtaactgtaggggtattttaaaataacggtggaacatatgaggggcattttagaaagaaaaaaaaaaaagcaggggtagatcggatataTCCAAGCCTATGAGGgttatataggcaattatcccttctttttattgaaaaatcagttttatttactttgaaaaaatatatctgCTTTTATTTGtcagaatttttattttttcctaaaTGGGAAAAACTGAAAACGGAAAATATCATTTaatctgtctttttttttttcttaggaCTTCTTTATGAGCAGGACTATTGTGCTATTAAAAGCCCAACAGTTTTTGTGCTTCTAACTTTCTAATCATTCTTTaaatttgatgggcggttaaAATGAGGGAgggaagagatattggagaaaaATTCAAGAAGGAAAATTGAAACACCTAATACTTTTTTAAAGGgatatttcttttcattttcattctaatcctccatcaaacttgatgggtaaAGTTAGAAGCACAATGATTGCTGTGCTGCTGTGTTtctaatagcacaatagcctTGCTCCTCCTTTTACACTaatcttataattttgtttcaattgttgaaatgatttttttttaattttatttggctaattaatcattttttttatcacgTCAGTGTTATATTAGATAAAAATGACGAACAGATCGTTCACTGTCTTTAAAAGCGATtgaattatttatcttttttggaTGGGTTGTTAAGATTTTTGTAGATTGTTAGGAATtgaattatttatcttttttggtTATTGGTTGTTAAGATTTTTgtagattgttaggattgtatgtgaatcgttgaaatttttgaatgattgttatgattattatatatgaaaaatggaaataaatggtaaatattttttgttaagaaaaatgTGGTAAACGATTCGTCGTTTTTCAATTGTTCTTTCATCCTATTGCTGAGTTGAACAAAATAGTATTATTGGGCTAAATAAAATCTTATAaagttattttgtaatttataattttttaaagaattaaatCGGAAAAGGTTCCTTTTTTCCTGCATACCAAACTAGTTCCATTTTCCAGTTGGAAAGAGCTTTTAACGAGTCTTTCATTCCACGACCACAAAGCACTTTTCTGCAAAGaacaatattttgtatattacaACTAAAGTATCTgttccttttgtttttaaaattttattttgttttatttagtggttgTGCATGCAGATGAAACTgcaaacacacacaaaaaaaatgaaaaataaaaaataattgtttcacgGGTATCCTTTCTATGGAAGATGTTTGAATAATTGCTTTctattttttagctttttatatatattggtgCTTACTAAAACAACATTTTTGTGGAACGTCTAATGCACTATTCAAACTGCATATTCAACACACCTTAGCCTAGACATCCATCCATAGTAGTAGTATAGTACACCCTCCCATGTCGCCCAAAGCAATAACACTTCAGTGTTTAAAATGTCTAGGCATTGTTGTAGACTGTAgagggaaatatatatatatatatatatattattttttttttgagagataaatagcacactacccacttcgtttatttcatttagaaataaacttagctagaaatgtgaattaactagaattcgaacttgggtctcgggtaccaaccaccaggcccttttgccacttgcgctagggacggtcggtctgtAGAGGGAAATGTTGAACAGGAAATATGACCTATTTTGCAAAGAGCAAAAGTTAAACAATAGCCAAATCATGAAAAACACCACCTGTTGCATTGAATATGATATTCATTATAGACATCTTATTAtactacttatttatttatcaaataccatatgctttttttaaaaatattcatgtGTCCAAATAAGATTAAGAGGataaataaagaaattttaTGAATGCTCTATTATTCTCTATTCCAATGGAGAGAAAAGAGACGttgaaaaaaaggagaaaaacaaagaaagaacaaaactaaaaatttggagggaaaattattttcttttgaattaaAACTTGGAgaggaaaacaaaaagaaaaaataaccgTGAGTAACAGTCGGTTTCTTTTCTCCCAAAAAGTGCAAGAGAGAGGTAgagaaaatgaaaacaaaaaaaatttgttttctcttttctttttctccaaatATTCAAACAACagagagaaaattttcatttcttttcttctctccttTTATCTCCCTCCAAATGAAAGCATTCGTATGCAACACACAAAATTCTTCAGCACCACAAGATTACCACAAAATCAGATGAAATATCTCAGTTGGTGACATCTCAACATATCACAATTACACATGATATAATAATTTGACGAAACACATACTATGAattatactcataagtcgtttcgCAATGAGAGAGCTTTTGAATTCACTATCCATATcagtaaatataatttagaacaGTTGAAGCATCTCaaaaccaaatttaataatttttaaatttataatacaaTCTATCGAAcgggtataaaataaacggtcaaaaccATACCTCCAAGAAATAAGGAATACAatttcttaaattcaaaatcgaTTTTATTGTTCTTAATCTattagtgaataaaatttttaattaaaaattcaactgattctgattcttttacaacGTTAACTAGGAAACGCCCACACAACCCGCTAAAAATGTCAACTTTCAGTCCCTTTGAtaataagatatataataataaaaaactataaaaatttaatttttagaatatttaaatattttaaattatatttaacggtataa
Coding sequences:
- the LOC109715870 gene encoding V-type proton ATPase subunit C-like — translated: MATRYWIVSLPVQSSAPALWDRLRESISKNAFDTTLYRFNTPDLRVGTLDSLLALSDDLVKSNAFIEGISHKIRRQIEELERSSGGEGGALTVDGVPVETYITRFVWDEGKYPPMSPLRDIVNSIHTQVAKIEDDMKVRAAEYNNVRSQLNAINRKQTGSLAVRDLSDLVKPEDIITTEHLVTLLAVVPKYSQKDWLTSYETLATYVVPRSTKKLHEDNEYALYTVTLFARVADNFKISAREKGFQIRDFEYSPETHDNQKTELEKLMHDQENMRASLLQWCYASYGEVFSSWMHFCAVRVFAESILRYGLPPSFLSAVLAPTTKSEKKVRAILEQLCGNVHSIYWKSEDDVGIAGMGGEAEAYPYVSFTISLV